A segment of the Methanobrevibacter sp. genome:
CATTTATGATATTGGATATTAATCCATGACATTTTATCCACTTGGCTACCAGTTTTAGGGTCAGTAAAAGTCCATCTATCATTATGACCGGGATGTTCAGATGCTTTAAAATGTTTCTTAACTCTCCATTTAGTAGATTTATTAGGATATCATCTTTTGATTTGTCTCATCGAGAGTCTAAAGATATAATTATCCATTTTACTGAACAATTTCTTATTTGAACCTCTCTTCCAGTAATTACCAGTCCCAATTAATTAAATAGTTGAGGCGAGTAATACTCTCTTCAAGATTCCATGGGTAGCAATTGCGAATGATGACTTTGGCCTTGTGCATAAAAGATTTGATACTGTCATTAGATGCTTTAATAAGTACCTTATCACGATCTTTACCTCTGTAGCATCGTATATTATATCCCAAAAAGTCAAAACCATCATATAGATTTGTAATCCTTGTTTTATCCGAAGCCAAGGTTAAACCTCTTTCATTCAAATAGTCATCTAACAAATCATACAAGGATTCTGCATCATCCAATGTCTTACACAATACTACAAAATCATCGGCGTACCTAATAACAACATATTTGGATTCATTTGAATAATAATAACGATTGTTCTTTATTCTTCTCCGATATTTGATATTAAGTGCCTCTTCCATACCATGAAGCGCAATATTGGCCAACAATGGAGATATAATTCCTCCTTGAGGAGTGCCCGTTCTGGTTCTATAAAAGACATCATTTTCAAGATACCCTGCTTCCAACCATTTCTTGATTA
Coding sequences within it:
- a CDS encoding reverse transcriptase domain-containing protein, with product FGANSFGFRPLRGTGDAIAKIHAHTRGLKRLYVFEGDFKSCFDTLSHQHILDKLGNFPLKKVIKKWLEAGYLENDVFYRTRTGTPQGGIISPLLANIALHGMEEALNIKYRRRIKNNRYYYSNESKYVVIRYADDFVVLCKTLDDAESLYDLLDDYLNERGLTLASDKTRITNLYDGFDFLGYNIRCYRGKDRDKVLIKASNDSIKSFMHKAKVIIRNCYPWNLEESITRLNYLINWDW